One window of Phoenix dactylifera cultivar Barhee BC4 chromosome 5, palm_55x_up_171113_PBpolish2nd_filt_p, whole genome shotgun sequence genomic DNA carries:
- the LOC103704002 gene encoding glycine-rich cell wall structural protein 1, translated as MGRGSGWAVLSVLLLSLNGFVVSAVGRQLASGDGEEKFFWKKKGGVFGHGLGGGLGLGKGGGFGGGHGFGGGFGKGGGLGGGFGKGGGLGGGFGKGGGFGGGHGFGGGFGKGGGLGGGFGKGGGLGGGHGLGGGFGKGGGLGGGFGKGGGLGGGHGFGDGFGKGGGLGGGFGKGGGGGHGFGGGFGKGSGGLGGGFGKGGGLGGGHGFGSGFGKGGGLGGGFGKGGGLGGGHGFGGGFGKGGGLGGGFGKGGGLGGGHGFGDGFGKGGGLGGGSGDGGGLGGGFGKGGGLGGGLGGGGGGGGGAGLGGGGIGGAH; from the coding sequence ATGGGGAGAGGGAGTGGGTGGGCAGTGCTCTCGGTGCTGCTGCTCTCTTTGAATGGCTTTGTGGTGAGCGCAGTGGGGAGGCAACTGGCGAGTGGTGATGGGGAGGAGAAgtttttttggaagaaaaagGGTGGAGTGTTCGGCCATGGGCTAGGTGGGGGTCTTGGGTTAGGCAAGGGTGGGGGCTTTGGTGGCGGTCATGGCTTCGGTGGCGGATTCGGCAAGGGTGGTGGTCTCGGCGGTGGATTCGGCAAGGGTGGTGGTCTCGGCGGTGGATTCGGCAAGGGTGGGGGCTTTGGTGGCGGTCATGGCTTCGGTGGCGGATTCGGCAAGGGTGGTGGTCTCGGCGGTGGATTCGGCAAGGGTGGTGGCTTGGGTGGCGGTCATGGCCTCGGTGGCGGATTCGGTAAGGGTGGTGGCCTCGGCGGTGGGTTTGGTAAAGGTGGCGGTCTTGGTGGTGGCCATGGTTTCGGTGACGGATTCGGTAAGGGCGGTGGCCTCGGCGGTGGGTTTGGTAAAGGTGGCGGTGGCGGCCATGGCTTCGGTGGCGGATTCGGTAAGGGTAGTGGTGGCCTCGGCGGCGGGTTTGGTAAAGGTGGCGGTCTTGGTGGTGGCCATGGTTTCGGTAGCGGATTCGGTAAGGGTGGTGGCCTCGGCGGTGGGTTTGGTAAAGGTGGCGGTCTTGGTGGCGGCCATGGCTTCGGTGGCGGATTCGGTAAGGGTGGTGGCCTCGGCGGTGGGTTTGGAAAGGGTGGCGGTCTTGGTGGTGGTCATGGCTTCGGTGACGGATTCGGTAAGGGTGGCGGCCTCGGTGGTGGCTCTGGTGACGGTGGTGGACTCGGTGGTGGTTTCGGTAAGGGTGGGGGTCTTGGAGGTGGACTTGGtgggggaggcggcggcggcggtggtgcTGGACTTGGTGGCGGAGGAATTGGAGGGGCACATTAA
- the LOC103704004 gene encoding glycine-rich cell wall structural protein, whose product MLCFAVIAAIVVLLAGEVAANVGGVATDEKLFFGRRHGYGGGLGYGIYKKWFRHYFGNGRFGRGGGLGGGFGGGAGGGLGGGGGLGGGAGGGLGGGGGLGGGGGLGGGAGGGGIAGGAGAGGGIGGAAGLGGHRGGGLGAGGGDRGVGGGGGIGGGAGGGGGLGGCGGTGGRAGCGFGGGGGLGGGGGTGGGIGGGTGSGGGAGAGGGVGGGGGLGGGGGGGLGGGAGAGDGFGGGAGAGGGLGGGSFGVGGGVGGGFGAGGGFGAGAGVGVGGGGGGGFVGGSLPLVLDRLIGRCRVTRY is encoded by the coding sequence ATGCTATGCTTTGCAGTTATTGCTGCAATCGTTGTTCTTTTGGCTGGTGAGGTTGCCGCTAATGTGGGTGGTGTGGCCACCGATGAGAAGCTGTTCTTTGGCCGTCGACATGGCTATGGGGGAGGTCTGGGTTATGGCATATATAAGAAATGGTTCAGACATTACTTCGGTAATGGGAGGTTTGGGAGGGGTGGAGGATTAGGTGGAGGCTTTGGTGGTGGAGCTGGCGGTGGCTTGGGTGGAGGTGGTGGTCTGGGTGGTGGAGCTGGTGGCGGGcttggtggtggtggagggCTAGGAGGTGGTGGTGGGCTTGGCGGTGGGGCAGGTGGTGGTGGAATTGCCGGAGGGGCTGGTGCCGGTGGCGGGATTGGTGGTGCTGCAGGTCTAGGTGGCCATCGTGGCGGCGGGCTTGGAGCTGGGGGTGGAGACCGTGGAGTTGGTGGTGGAGGCGGCATAGGGGGCGGggctggtggtggtggtgggctTGGAGGTTGTGGTGGGACAGGTGGCAGGGCTGGTTGTGGGTTTGGTGGTGGAGGAGGGCTCGGAGGTGGTGGTGGAACCGGTGGAGGGATCGGCGGTGGTACTGGATCTGGTGGCGGGGCCGGAGCCGGTGGAGGAGTTGGTGGTGGTGGCGGGCTAGGTGGCGGCGGTGGAGGAGGATTGGGTGGTGGAGCGGGAGCCGGTGATGGGTTTGGAGGCGGAGCTGGAGCAGGTGGCGGACTAGGTGGCGGCAGCTTCGGTGTTGGTGGTGGTGTAGGCGGTGGATTCGGGGCCGGTGGCGGGTTCGGAGCAGGTGCTGGTGTTGGGGTTGGTGGCGGCGGGGGTGGTGGGTTTGTGGGAGGTAGTCTCCCTCTGGTTCTTGACAGGTTAATTGGCAGGTGTCGTGTCACTCGATATTAA